A window of Fusobacterium sp. SYSU M8D902 contains these coding sequences:
- the thiS gene encoding sulfur carrier protein ThiS, whose product MEIILNGEKYILPKEDMSVQEIIDELSSKWQIDLSGAVVLVNDEIVKKNEWKNEKVASNYHLEVLSFVSGG is encoded by the coding sequence ATGGAGATTATATTAAATGGTGAAAAATATATTTTACCAAAAGAAGATATGAGTGTCCAAGAGATAATAGATGAACTTTCTAGTAAATGGCAGATAGATTTGTCAGGAGCTGTAGTGTTAGTAAATGATGAAATTGTCAAAAAAAATGAATGGAAAAATGAAAAAGTAGCTAGTAATTATCATCTAGAAGTTCTTTCTTTCGTTTCTGGTGGATAA
- the thiC gene encoding phosphomethylpyrimidine synthase ThiC yields MYCTQMEAAKKGIFTKEMEIVAKDENMSKEELMERIAKGSIVIPANKNHKNIYPRAVGEGTRTKVNVNLGVSEDCCDYCGEMVKVTKAIEYGADAIMDLSTFGDTQKFRKELVEKSSVMLGTVPMYDAVAKLGKNIKDMSVEDLFRVVEMHCEDGIDFLTIHAGLNRTCVDRLKNNKRLTKIVSRGGSILFQWMILNDKENPFYEHYDRLLEICRKYDVTLSLGDGLRPGSIADSTDAPQIQELLILGELTKRAWEKDVQVMIEGPGHIPMNEIVTNMQIEKKLCHNAPFYVLGPLVTDVAPGYDHITAAIGGAIAAANGADFLCYVTPAEHLRLPTLDDMKEGIMASRIAGHAADIAKGIKGAKDWDNRMSKHRGELNWPGMFEECLDPEKAKAYRESSAPIEEEVCTMCGDLCPMKRCNEILD; encoded by the coding sequence ATGTATTGTACACAAATGGAAGCAGCAAAAAAAGGGATATTTACAAAAGAGATGGAAATTGTTGCAAAAGATGAAAATATGTCAAAAGAGGAGTTAATGGAAAGAATAGCTAAGGGTTCAATTGTAATTCCAGCTAATAAAAACCATAAAAATATCTATCCTAGAGCAGTAGGGGAAGGAACTAGAACAAAAGTAAATGTAAACTTAGGAGTATCTGAAGATTGTTGTGATTACTGTGGTGAGATGGTAAAAGTAACTAAGGCTATAGAGTATGGAGCAGATGCAATAATGGATTTGAGTACATTTGGAGATACTCAAAAATTTAGAAAAGAATTAGTTGAAAAATCATCAGTAATGTTAGGAACAGTTCCAATGTATGATGCTGTTGCAAAATTAGGTAAGAATATAAAGGATATGAGTGTAGAAGACCTATTTAGAGTTGTTGAGATGCATTGTGAAGATGGAATAGATTTTTTAACAATTCATGCTGGATTAAATAGAACTTGTGTAGATAGATTAAAAAATAATAAAAGATTAACTAAAATAGTAAGTAGAGGAGGATCAATTTTATTCCAATGGATGATATTGAATGATAAAGAGAACCCTTTCTATGAGCATTATGATAGATTACTTGAAATCTGTAGAAAATATGATGTGACTTTAAGTTTAGGAGATGGGTTAAGACCAGGAAGTATAGCTGATTCTACAGATGCACCACAAATACAAGAGCTTTTAATTTTAGGTGAGCTTACAAAAAGAGCTTGGGAAAAAGATGTTCAAGTAATGATAGAGGGACCAGGACATATACCTATGAATGAAATAGTAACAAATATGCAAATAGAGAAGAAATTATGTCACAATGCTCCTTTTTATGTATTAGGACCATTAGTAACAGATGTAGCACCAGGATATGATCATATTACTGCAGCAATAGGTGGAGCAATCGCTGCTGCTAATGGAGCTGACTTCCTATGCTATGTAACTCCAGCTGAACATTTAAGATTACCTACACTTGATGATATGAAAGAGGGAATTATGGCTTCAAGAATTGCTGGACATGCAGCTGATATAGCCAAGGGAATAAAAGGAGCAAAAGATTGGGATAACAGAATGAGTAAACATAGAGGAGAGTTAAATTGGCCAGGAATGTTTGAAGAGTGTTTAGATCCAGAAAAAGCTAAAGCATATAGAGAATCTTCAGCACCAATTGAAGAGGAAGTATGTACAATGTGTGGAGATTTATGCCCAATGAAAAGATGTAATGAAATTTTAGACTAA
- the thiE gene encoding thiamine phosphate synthase has product MRKRIEIPKGIYGITGDNFSNGRSNYFCVKEMIAGGIKIVQYRAKTKSTREKIEEAREIRELCKKNNVLFIVNDNVDIALLVDADGVHIGQDDMHPDDVRKLLGDDKIIGLSTHSEEQGMEAYKNMNVDYIGVGPIYPTTTKDTKPVGLEYLEFTVRELKLPFVAIGGIKAHNIDTIISKGAQRICLVSEIVGNDNISEFVTELQKKFS; this is encoded by the coding sequence ATGAGAAAGAGAATAGAAATTCCTAAAGGAATATATGGAATTACAGGAGATAATTTTTCTAATGGAAGAAGTAATTATTTTTGCGTTAAAGAGATGATCGCTGGTGGAATAAAGATAGTACAATATAGAGCTAAAACAAAATCTACTAGAGAAAAAATAGAGGAAGCTAGAGAAATAAGAGAGTTATGTAAAAAAAATAACGTTTTGTTTATAGTAAATGATAATGTGGATATAGCTTTATTAGTTGATGCTGATGGAGTTCATATAGGACAAGATGATATGCATCCTGATGATGTCAGAAAACTTTTGGGAGATGATAAGATAATTGGATTATCTACACACTCAGAGGAACAGGGGATGGAAGCTTATAAAAATATGAATGTTGATTATATAGGTGTTGGACCAATATATCCTACTACAACAAAAGATACTAAACCAGTTGGATTAGAGTATTTAGAATTTACTGTAAGAGAATTAAAGCTCCCATTTGTAGCTATAGGAGGTATAAAAGCACACAACATAGATACTATCATATCTAAAGGAGCACAGCGTATTTGTCTTGTTAGTGAAATTGTTGGAAATGATAATATTTCAGAATTTGTAACAGAATTACAAAAAAAGTTCAGTTAG
- a CDS encoding thiazole synthase, whose translation MEKFILKGKEFKSRLLTGTGKFSDKNLVAPMLEASGSQIITMALRRINFQNPKENILNYIPKHITLLPNTSGARTAEEAVKIARIAREAGCGDFIKIEIINDNKYLMPDNSETIKATKILADEGFIVLPYIMPDLITAKRLEDAGAAAVMPLGSPIGSNRGILTKPFVEMLLENNRVPIIVDAGIGKPSDAALAMEMGCDAVLVNTAIATAQDPVKMGRAFSLAVEAGREAFLAQLAEEKKYASASSPLTGFLFRGE comes from the coding sequence ATGGAGAAATTTATATTAAAAGGAAAAGAATTTAAAAGTAGATTATTAACAGGTACAGGAAAATTTTCAGATAAGAATTTAGTAGCTCCTATGTTAGAAGCGAGTGGATCACAGATAATTACAATGGCTTTGAGAAGAATAAATTTTCAAAATCCTAAAGAGAATATATTAAACTATATTCCTAAACACATTACTTTATTGCCTAATACATCTGGAGCAAGAACAGCTGAGGAAGCAGTAAAGATTGCAAGAATAGCTAGAGAAGCTGGTTGTGGAGATTTTATAAAGATAGAGATAATTAATGATAACAAATATTTGATGCCTGATAACTCAGAAACAATAAAAGCTACTAAGATATTAGCTGATGAAGGATTTATAGTATTACCATATATTATGCCTGATCTAATAACAGCTAAAAGATTAGAAGATGCAGGGGCAGCAGCAGTTATGCCTTTAGGATCACCTATTGGATCAAACAGAGGAATTTTGACAAAACCATTTGTTGAGATGCTATTAGAAAATAATAGAGTTCCTATTATAGTTGATGCAGGAATAGGAAAACCTTCTGATGCAGCTTTGGCAATGGAGATGGGATGTGATGCTGTATTAGTAAATACAGCAATAGCAACTGCACAAGATCCAGTAAAAATGGGAAGAGCTTTTTCATTAGCAGTTGAAGCTGGAAGAGAAGCTTTTTTAGCTCAATTGGCTGAAGAGAAAAAGTATGCAAGTGCATCATCACCACTAACAGGTTTTCTATTTAGAGGTGAGTAA
- a CDS encoding glucosaminidase domain-containing protein gives MKLKNIFISIFFLILTNFAFSEEILKEINYEKVTVNSLDDIEKWRAYEGLYAFTTVNIDLRKLSPSQKKNTFIDILLPSINVVNAEIQNDSDIIKKLSKKADLNAAEKIYAQNIFKKYRVEYGNWEQLSSRLIIYPTSLILTQGAIESGWGTSRFFRQANNIFGMWSTDPNEPRLPAKGIRDNGFVPHLKRYLTIKDSVDDFVLNLSRNSAYKNLRKLVNENQLPQIIATGLINYSEEKEKYVKKVITTMNYNQLTEYDKKI, from the coding sequence ATGAAATTAAAGAATATTTTTATTTCTATTTTTTTTCTAATTCTTACTAACTTTGCTTTTTCTGAAGAAATTTTAAAAGAAATAAATTATGAAAAAGTAACAGTAAATAGTCTAGATGATATAGAAAAATGGAGAGCTTATGAAGGACTATATGCTTTTACAACTGTAAATATCGATTTAAGAAAGTTATCCCCTTCTCAAAAAAAGAATACCTTTATTGATATTTTATTACCAAGTATTAATGTTGTTAATGCTGAAATCCAAAATGATAGCGATATTATAAAAAAACTATCTAAAAAAGCTGATTTGAATGCCGCTGAAAAAATATACGCACAAAATATTTTCAAAAAATATAGAGTTGAGTATGGAAATTGGGAGCAACTTTCTTCTAGATTGATTATTTACCCTACTTCACTTATTCTAACTCAAGGAGCTATTGAAAGTGGTTGGGGAACTTCTAGATTCTTTAGACAAGCAAATAATATCTTTGGAATGTGGTCTACAGATCCAAATGAGCCAAGATTACCTGCCAAAGGAATCAGAGATAATGGTTTTGTCCCTCATCTAAAAAGATATTTAACAATAAAAGATTCTGTTGATGACTTTGTTTTAAATCTTTCAAGAAATTCAGCTTATAAAAATCTGAGAAAACTGGTTAATGAAAATCAATTGCCTCAAATAATTGCTACAGGTTTAATTAATTACTCTGAAGAAAAAGAAAAATATGTAAAAAAAGTTATTACCACAATGAATTATAATCAGCTAACAGAGTATGATAAAAAAATATAA
- a CDS encoding Gfo/Idh/MocA family oxidoreductase encodes MIKFAIIGTSSISEKFITALKETKGCEVYALLSRDKNRGEIFANKFNIKKVYQDIDVMLSDMNIDAVYIASPNGIHFQQAKLALESGKHVICEKPIVTKVEEFNILVNIAISKKLTFMEAMRPTVNPNFQIIKDNLYKIGAIRQVFIKYCQYSSRYDILKEGKITNIFDKSLGGGSLYDIGVYPLHFALAMFGEPEEYFGYNYLLSSGTDGCGTVLFKYCDKVANISYSKITDEKTPSEILGEEGSIVIEKISQVKGIKIKYRDGREEDIELPIYKNDMRYEVEEFIKLIAEKRVESELNSFSTSRKCVEIMERLANK; translated from the coding sequence ATGATAAAATTTGCAATAATAGGAACAAGTAGTATAAGTGAAAAATTTATTACTGCGTTGAAAGAAACAAAAGGGTGTGAAGTTTATGCTCTTCTATCAAGAGATAAAAATAGAGGGGAAATTTTTGCAAATAAATTCAATATAAAAAAAGTTTATCAAGATATAGATGTGATGCTAAGTGATATGAATATAGATGCTGTATATATCGCGTCACCTAATGGAATTCATTTTCAACAGGCAAAATTAGCACTTGAGTCAGGTAAACATGTAATTTGTGAAAAACCTATAGTAACTAAAGTGGAAGAGTTTAATATTTTAGTAAATATAGCAATATCAAAAAAATTAACTTTTATGGAAGCAATGCGTCCAACAGTTAATCCAAACTTTCAAATTATAAAGGATAATTTATATAAAATAGGAGCTATCAGACAGGTTTTTATAAAATATTGTCAGTACTCTTCTAGATACGACATATTAAAAGAAGGAAAAATTACTAATATCTTTGATAAAAGTCTAGGTGGAGGATCACTTTATGATATAGGAGTGTATCCATTACATTTTGCTTTAGCAATGTTTGGAGAACCAGAGGAGTATTTTGGGTATAATTATCTATTAAGTAGTGGAACAGATGGGTGTGGGACAGTACTATTCAAATATTGTGACAAAGTTGCAAATATCTCATATTCTAAAATAACTGATGAAAAAACTCCTTCTGAGATATTGGGAGAAGAGGGTTCTATTGTAATAGAAAAAATCTCCCAAGTGAAAGGAATAAAGATAAAATATAGAGATGGAAGAGAGGAAGACATTGAATTACCAATTTATAAAAATGATATGAGATATGAAGTAGAGGAGTTTATAAAACTTATAGCTGAAAAGAGAGTAGAGTCAGAATTAAACAGTTTTTCAACTTCGAGAAAATGTGTGGAGATAATGGAGAGATTGGCCAATAAATAG
- the thiH gene encoding 2-iminoacetate synthase ThiH, which translates to MSYYDELIKWKDFDFNRYFESVTDEDILNSIEKERLSVYDYLNLLSPKAQKHIEKMAVRASKLTRQFFGNVVSLYLPIYVSNYCTSNCIYCGFSKKNHILRRHMKFDEIEREAEEIAKSRIENILLLTGEAKGLVDKEYLKGAIDRLKKYFSSVSIEVMPLDEEDYRYLVEDGLDGLTVYQETYDEKRYAEVHLSGEKKNFRYRLDTPERGAKAGVRSIGIGALLGLGDIRSDAFKTGLHLKYLVENYPNSEFSISFPRVNEAEGNLKDSYAVDDITFVQIILANRIFQPNVGINLSTRESAYMRDNLLPLGITKFSAGSRTEVGGYSHENESTAQFDITDSRSVEEIVEAIRKHGLEPKYKDWETLV; encoded by the coding sequence ATGAGTTATTATGATGAATTAATAAAGTGGAAAGATTTTGATTTTAATAGATATTTTGAATCAGTTACAGATGAAGATATTTTAAATAGTATAGAAAAAGAGAGACTATCTGTCTATGATTATTTGAACTTACTCTCTCCAAAAGCCCAAAAACATATTGAGAAAATGGCTGTAAGAGCATCTAAATTAACAAGACAATTTTTCGGAAATGTAGTAAGCTTATATTTACCAATATATGTTTCAAACTATTGTACAAGTAATTGTATATATTGTGGTTTCTCTAAAAAAAATCATATTTTAAGAAGGCATATGAAATTTGATGAAATAGAGAGAGAGGCAGAAGAGATAGCAAAATCAAGAATAGAAAATATACTATTATTGACAGGAGAAGCAAAAGGATTAGTCGATAAAGAGTATTTAAAAGGTGCAATAGATAGATTAAAAAAATACTTTTCATCAGTTTCAATAGAGGTTATGCCTTTAGATGAAGAGGATTATAGATATTTAGTAGAAGATGGATTGGATGGGTTAACTGTATATCAAGAGACTTATGATGAAAAAAGATATGCAGAAGTTCATCTATCAGGAGAAAAAAAGAACTTTAGATATAGATTGGATACCCCAGAAAGAGGAGCAAAAGCTGGAGTAAGATCAATAGGAATAGGTGCATTACTAGGACTTGGAGATATTAGAAGTGATGCTTTTAAGACTGGATTACATTTAAAATATCTAGTTGAAAACTATCCAAATAGTGAATTTAGTATATCTTTTCCTAGAGTTAATGAGGCAGAGGGAAATTTAAAAGATAGCTATGCTGTAGATGATATAACATTTGTACAGATAATATTAGCTAATAGAATCTTTCAACCTAATGTTGGAATAAACCTTTCTACTAGAGAGAGTGCATATATGAGAGATAACTTGCTACCATTAGGAATTACTAAGTTTTCAGCTGGATCAAGAACAGAAGTTGGAGGATATTCACATGAAAATGAGTCTACAGCTCAATTTGATATTACAGATAGCAGAAGTGTAGAGGAGATTGTGGAAGCAATTAGAAAGCATGGATTAGAGCCTAAATATAAAGACTGGGAGACATTAGTATGA
- the thiF gene encoding sulfur carrier protein ThiS adenylyltransferase ThiF yields the protein MKIGIAGVGGIGSNVAMHLVRSGLTDLKFGDFDRIEESNLNRQFYFKDQIGEYKAQALYKNLTKIAQGNYQFEIIKFDRDNIKEFFKECDIIVEGFDKKEFKQLFVEELYNTKKLLITVSGIGGIDTSQVQIIKKMKNLYLVGDQYSDISTYKTYSHKVNLVAGKVVEIILGELDNEKENRNS from the coding sequence ATGAAGATAGGAATTGCTGGTGTTGGAGGAATTGGTTCAAATGTAGCTATGCATCTAGTTAGATCTGGACTTACTGATCTTAAATTTGGAGATTTTGATAGGATAGAGGAGAGTAACCTCAATCGCCAATTTTATTTTAAAGATCAGATAGGAGAGTATAAAGCACAGGCTTTATACAAAAATCTTACCAAAATAGCACAAGGAAATTATCAGTTTGAAATTATAAAATTTGATAGAGATAATATAAAGGAATTTTTTAAAGAGTGTGATATTATTGTTGAAGGATTTGATAAGAAAGAGTTCAAACAGCTATTTGTAGAGGAATTATACAATACTAAAAAATTGTTAATTACAGTATCAGGTATAGGTGGAATAGATACTTCTCAAGTTCAAATTATAAAAAAGATGAAAAATTTATATTTGGTAGGAGATCAATATAGTGATATTTCAACATATAAAACATATTCACATAAAGTGAATTTAGTAGCTGGAAAAGTAGTTGAGATCATATTAGGAGAGTTAGATAATGAGAAAGAGAATAGAAATTCCTAA
- a CDS encoding ABC transporter permease subunit has translation MKVKNIRKIFINFLYGILWFIPIYYFATDFFQISSLEILKDNYIKEVVFFSIKQGFSSSVVSLLIGLIPAYYVSYHNNSLSKAIQGLIFIPFFFPVISIVTIFSIIFNLPILKDMGILYSLKGIILANVFYNSPIFVKYISEGLKKIPKELSEAMKIDGAGGVTIFFKGQLPLILPQLFRAFILVFTYCFLSLGIILSLGGIKYSNIEVEIANTLMGGADFSKAMVLGGVQFLILLILNAFGIFVKEYEITGDQELKQTNILFEIYSIIYMLFQYGVVLFSFLFSFINQFTGKFTLKAYFNLFSKEFNQEYSIVASIFSSIAISTVVSIVSVFFIYLIIKNYNRITDMIIFSNMGISGAFLAITLYYMNVLFDIPLVILLGIGYLIGAIPVGYSFMYQYVKKFPTEILESSEIDCKNFYQRFRYVEFPILKNIFISSFLQIFAIIFGEFTIAYTMQLGDIIPIASLVNYSLVANKKYMESSAFSAVVLFIVLITFLLGEYFKEKE, from the coding sequence TTGAAGGTAAAAAATATAAGAAAAATTTTTATAAATTTTCTCTATGGTATTTTATGGTTTATTCCAATATATTATTTTGCTACTGATTTTTTTCAGATATCAAGTTTAGAGATTTTAAAAGATAACTATATTAAGGAAGTAGTGTTTTTTTCAATTAAGCAGGGATTTTCTTCAAGTGTAGTATCCTTACTTATAGGATTGATACCAGCTTATTATGTAAGTTATCACAATAATAGTCTTTCAAAGGCTATACAAGGATTGATTTTTATTCCTTTTTTCTTTCCTGTAATTTCAATAGTTACAATATTTTCTATAATATTTAATTTACCAATATTAAAAGATATGGGGATTTTATATAGTTTAAAAGGAATAATATTAGCTAATGTATTTTACAATTCACCAATATTTGTTAAATATATAAGTGAAGGATTAAAAAAAATACCTAAAGAGTTAAGTGAAGCAATGAAAATAGATGGAGCTGGTGGAGTAACTATATTTTTTAAAGGACAGTTGCCACTTATATTACCACAATTATTTAGAGCCTTTATTTTGGTTTTTACTTATTGTTTTTTAAGTTTAGGGATTATTCTTTCACTAGGGGGAATAAAATATTCTAATATAGAGGTTGAAATTGCAAATACTCTCATGGGGGGAGCAGATTTTTCAAAAGCTATGGTATTAGGAGGTGTACAATTTTTAATACTACTTATTCTCAATGCTTTTGGAATATTTGTAAAGGAGTATGAAATTACGGGAGATCAAGAGTTGAAACAGACAAATATATTATTTGAAATATATTCAATAATTTATATGTTATTTCAATATGGTGTAGTGCTATTTTCTTTCCTTTTCTCCTTTATTAATCAATTTACTGGGAAGTTTACACTAAAAGCATATTTTAATCTTTTTTCTAAAGAGTTCAATCAAGAGTATAGTATTGTAGCTAGTATATTTAGTTCCATAGCTATTTCAACTGTTGTAAGTATTGTATCTGTTTTTTTCATATATCTAATTATAAAAAACTACAATAGAATAACTGATATGATAATATTTTCAAATATGGGAATTTCTGGTGCCTTTCTTGCAATAACACTCTATTATATGAATGTATTATTTGATATTCCACTAGTTATTTTGTTAGGAATAGGATACTTAATTGGAGCTATTCCAGTGGGGTACTCATTTATGTATCAATATGTAAAAAAATTTCCTACTGAAATTCTAGAAAGTAGTGAGATAGATTGTAAAAATTTTTATCAAAGATTTAGATATGTGGAGTTTCCAATTTTAAAAAACATATTTATCTCCTCTTTTCTCCAAATCTTTGCAATAATTTTTGGAGAATTTACTATAGCATATACTATGCAGTTAGGAGATATAATTCCAATAGCTTCATTGGTAAATTACTCTTTAGTGGCTAATAAAAAATATATGGAAAGTTCTGCTTTTTCAGCAGTAGTTTTATTTATTGTTTTAATTACTTTCTTATTAGGGGAGTATTTCAAAGAAAAAGAATAA
- a CDS encoding ATP-dependent helicase, with protein sequence MVDVIDRRSKSKATLALKNENDIFLKRSIRKLESREVESVNTSLLSNNYSLNYNLLLNEEQKKALLSTEGQYLVIAGAGSGKTRTIVYRTAWLIENGIKEEKILMITFTRKASEEMKSRLKEILKRDEVKVTITTFHSFCARLIRKYENIFKLIDFEIIDEERRKKIFEYLIKKMDLNRKYKDNFYTVDELSEGLSKVQNRKLKVEEVFEKEQMKDDIYKLKSEYKKYKKTNNIYEFDDMIDVVLQNFKDNREFRDYIKNKIDYLIVDEYQDSNISQMELLKELIGDTGNLMVVGDDYQSIYGFRGANFTNILKFGDDFPNSKLIKLKMNYRSSDEIIEYTNRIANKFNLKYNKTIIGTDVHCEKVHKNSFKNIEGEGDYICKKILQLKDKIPLEEIAILYRNRYIIKALEKLLKEYGIEYHKKEEESNGVALYTVHSAKGLEWEVVFIPTLLEGVFPNGIDSENLEEEKRLYYVACSRAKKYLYLSYPRYYYEKLGYFDKRSRFLNY encoded by the coding sequence ATGGTTGATGTAATTGATAGAAGAAGTAAATCCAAAGCGACACTAGCATTAAAAAATGAAAATGATATATTTTTAAAAAGAAGTATTAGAAAATTAGAGAGTAGAGAGGTAGAGAGTGTTAATACCTCTCTTTTATCTAATAATTATAGTTTAAATTATAACTTACTTTTGAATGAGGAACAGAAAAAAGCATTATTATCAACAGAGGGACAGTATCTAGTAATAGCAGGTGCTGGTTCTGGAAAAACAAGAACAATAGTTTACAGAACTGCTTGGTTGATAGAAAATGGGATAAAAGAGGAAAAGATACTGATGATTACCTTCACAAGAAAAGCAAGTGAAGAGATGAAGAGCAGATTGAAAGAGATTTTAAAAAGAGATGAAGTAAAAGTTACAATAACAACATTTCACTCTTTTTGTGCTAGGTTGATTAGAAAATATGAAAATATATTTAAACTTATAGATTTTGAGATAATAGATGAAGAGAGAAGAAAAAAGATATTTGAATATTTAATTAAAAAAATGGATTTGAATAGAAAATATAAAGATAATTTTTACACAGTTGATGAATTGAGTGAAGGATTAAGTAAGGTTCAAAATAGAAAACTAAAGGTAGAGGAAGTTTTTGAAAAAGAACAGATGAAAGATGATATCTATAAGTTAAAGTCCGAATATAAAAAATACAAAAAAACAAATAATATATATGAATTTGATGATATGATAGATGTTGTATTACAAAATTTTAAAGATAATAGAGAGTTTAGGGATTATATAAAAAATAAAATTGATTATCTCATTGTAGATGAATATCAAGATAGTAATATTTCGCAGATGGAATTATTAAAAGAGTTAATAGGAGATACAGGAAATCTTATGGTAGTTGGAGATGACTATCAGAGTATATATGGATTTAGGGGAGCAAATTTTACTAATATTTTAAAATTTGGAGATGATTTTCCAAACTCAAAATTAATAAAATTGAAAATGAATTATAGAAGTAGTGATGAGATCATAGAGTATACCAATAGAATTGCTAATAAATTTAATTTAAAGTATAATAAAACAATAATAGGAACAGATGTACATTGTGAAAAAGTTCATAAAAATTCGTTTAAAAATATTGAAGGGGAGGGAGATTATATCTGTAAAAAAATTTTACAACTAAAAGATAAAATCCCTTTAGAGGAGATTGCAATACTATATAGAAATAGATATATTATAAAAGCTTTGGAAAAACTTTTGAAGGAATATGGAATAGAATACCACAAAAAAGAGGAAGAGAGTAATGGAGTTGCACTGTATACAGTGCACTCAGCTAAAGGTTTGGAATGGGAAGTAGTTTTTATACCCACTCTTTTGGAAGGGGTATTTCCAAATGGAATAGATAGTGAAAATTTAGAAGAGGAGAAAAGATTGTATTATGTGGCTTGCAGTAGAGCTAAAAAATATTTATATCTAAGTTATCCTAGATATTATTATGAAAAGTTAGGTTATTTTGATAAAAGGTCAAGATTTCTCAATTATTAA